The window TGTTCTATTGAAGTCGAGGTTTTATGCTtcctcatttatatttttactaaaatactTCTGTCCGTTTCCTCTAATGGATACAACTGtagtaaactgaaataaatgtcatataccaagaaaaagtgaccaaggcctccagtgccccaggctggaatcgaaccagcgtcctctgctatcgcggcaggtgcctgagccactcggccaccggggtcacggcagcattggtcgaatttttccaagtatatgcatttcttactgaaggcttacggcgccccctagccatctctaaagtagaacagtatggttcataccttctaactggatcaactcaGGTGATACCGAGCTATCGAGAGAGATGGCGTTGCCAAccaatactattagaagtattagaacaaattaaattatttttagaaaatattttaatttgtacctACAAATAAAAGCAAGTTAGTATAGGTACCTCGTCCAGTGATGGTCTCTATGACAGTTCTGTTTTATGTGGAGCAGCTGGCACGTGAACATTTGGGAaacaatacttattaatttatttacaaatgtaacatttaagtaataagtacctgggcgaccgagctatgctcggttataactatttattgtaatatggtggtgtataggtgataatcttaactacatttttttactaaattaaacttgtctaaaacaaaagttagtcaccgggcgggattcgaacccgtaacactggttgtttcttgccgcccgcgtctgaacccgctggaccagacggacagtggcctgcgggacgaaattagcgaccatattcggcgtcgaaagaaaaacgcatgaaaactcgaaaacacgcgttttctcaaacataagactaatctagatcaattgtttacccccaaaaacccccatataccaaatttcagcgaaatcgttagagccgtttccgagatacctgaaatatatacaagaattgctcgtttaaaggtataagataagttgttggcaaaaatttaatttttggtacaagcttttatcgctgactgttctTTTCTTTCCAAAGGCAacgaatactcatcgagataattctaaaaactccaaacacaattaggttgttttatcacataaTTCTTATGGctaccttctgtctccatcatcagatcagctcgaaggtaccataatattgcattgtcacccaacttacatacttactcgtatatatgcaaattttcagcatcgtcggaaaccggaaagtaggtcaaatttatcTTGCCAGATGTGAAAATCGCCTCtcgcttttaaataaaatatcgagaatttgtagtaattattcttcttcgtttgaattttttttatctcacCCATTtaggtaaacattttttttttcagtcatgcagaaatctttatttatacggcgcaaaaataataaaattttcgttccccaTTCAAACCCGGCGTACTGAACAACCTATTACATTAGGACATGAAGCAATCATCATCCTCatcctatttttagggttccgtagccaaatggcataaaacggaacccttatagtttcgccatgtccgtctgtctgtctgtctgtctgtctgtctgtctgtctgtctgtctgtccgaggctttgctccgtggtcgttagtgctagaaagctgaaatttggcatggatatataaatcaataaagccgacaaagtcgtacaataaaatctaaaaatttaattttttttagggtacctcccctacacgtaaagtgggggtgaaatttttttttcgcttcaaccctagagtgtggggtatcgttggaaaggtctttcaaaactaataggggttttcaagaaacattttttgataaagtgaatatattcggagataatcgctccgaaagaaaaaaaatatgtgtccccccccctcttacttttgaaccataggtccaaaaaatatgaaaaaaatcgtggaagtagagcttaagaaagacattaaatgaaaactatagcggacatgatcagtttagctgtttttgagttatcgcaaaaagttttcccttcatagtaaaaagacttactttaattaggtactgattatgcaaatttgcctatttgtttaactcgggtgaaaggtaccgtttcatcccttggttaacaatttactatactttaagctccagtttagcttattgtgacggaagagtaactacggaaccctacactgagcgtggcccgacatgctcttggccggttattttttattattattatttcattgcaagtttgagaaaagtactATACAAATTTCGGCGAGAAATTACTTgccctgcaacccttcgtttcccgtcctctatctatagtaatgtactgtAGCACGAAAAACACCTGACAATTGTACTATCGGTCATACGATTTCTACCTAGCCCTAAATTGTTACAATAAACTCCTACCTACCTTATAATTGAGCCTCGATTCGGCCCCAACCAACCTCACCCCTCTTCCAGCTACCGGCGTTGCGAGTTCTGCCCCCTCGTGGTCGCCGGCGCCCTCTACACCAGCCACCTGCTGGGCCGCCATGCCGACCTGGTGTTCCACTGCGACGAGTGCAGCTCGTACATCGCCCGGAGACAGTTCCTCGCGCACATGACCCGGCACGCGCACCAGGTATGATCATCGACATCAGTGTCGGCCCTTTATCGACCACtggtcccactgctgggcataggcTTCCCTTTGAGTAGGCCACCTGTCCCGATTTTGAACTAATCTCATCCAGATGTCCAAGTGTGAGGTTACGTCATCGAAATAGTAAAGGAGAGCTCATACaatttcataatcataatacttAAAAGAATTGCTGTAGGTACGTAAATGTGTCATTATGAAAAACGCTAGCGGTACCCCTAGTGGTAAAAAGTGACCTAGGAAAACGCAAACATGGCCAACGGTGCCAACAAAGAGCCTTCAAATCATCCTTTGATTAAGTACAAAACGAACAATGATTGGGCTGAAGAATGTGCACAATGCCCAACTCTTATGTAATTTGGCGATGACTGTATGTCTCTTGTATATGCGTAAGTGAATTAACCGTTAATGTATCCGCAGTACGACGCGGCAGAGCGCCGCGCGGCCCCCGCGCCGCCGTACTCgccgcccgcccccgcccccgccgcccccgcccccgcccgcACCCCCGCCCCCACCACCaccaccgccgccgccgactCCACCACCACCTCCTCCGGCGGGCTCagcgacgacgacgacgacgacgacctTGAACAGATGCCACACCAGCTCGAGGCGATTGAGCGCGAACGTGACAATCCTGATCCGGTTCGGGAAAATGCAGCGCCCGAGCCGAATGCAGCCGCTCGACCGATTGTGATAGCCGAGCCGAACCCTGAACCCGTTCAATCGAGAGCCGTGTGGATCGATGTTCCTGTTGAAAATCCTGTGCCCGCTCAACTACATCAGCGGGCCGAGTCGACTGCGCAGGTCGAAGAGACGAATGAGCCTCAGCCCAAGAAGACGCCGGCCGTCCGCCAGTGCCCCCTCTGCCCCAAGACCTACACGGCCTCCTCGAGCTACTTCTACCATCTCAAGTACACGCACGGCCAGAGCCGCGAGCACGAGTGCCCGACCTGCGGCCGCCGCTTCGGCACGCGCGGCGCGCTGCGCGGGCACGCCGCCCTGCACGAGCCCGGCCGGGGCTGGCCGTGCGACCAGTGCGGGAAACTGTCCCGTACCCAAGCCGGCCAGTATATACACGCGCAGACGCATAAGGGTGAGAAAGTGAAGAAATTCGTGTGCGCGGAGTGTGGCCGAGCGTTCCGCTGGCGCACGGAATTCAAACGCCACGTCGCCAGACATGCGGCGAATCGTACGCACGCGTGCGAATGCGGTCGTGCGTTTTCAGTGCGGGCGGATTTGTTAAGACACGCTCGCACGCACAGGCGCGCTGCGCACCCGTGTCCGCACGCGGGCTGCGGCGCGACGTTCGCGCAGCCGCGCTACCTGCGCGCGCACGAGGCGCGCAAGCACCACGCCGCGCCCGGCAAGGCGCAGGCGCAGCGCAAGTCTGCTTAAACTCGCCGTTTACAGCAACCGTACTCCACCGGGCTTGTTTAAGTGGCCCGCCAGGTGATCCTGGTCCTGGTATACCTGGTGCGAACGTAAAGACGGATTTGGCTTGTAGTACCCGGAGGAGCTACGAGGCAAAACCGTCTTAATGGCCCTCATAAAAAAAGGTTGAGTATGGCTGGTTTAGAGCATACGTCTACTAAAACTAGATTACATTCCTTTCTTATGTTACCTAAGGTATAAGTATAGTATAACCGTTTCGATTTAAATGATACACGCTAAACTAGAATTTCTAATGCCGGAGAGTGACACTCAATATTGTTGCGGGGTCGACCCTCTTCTTCAGTCAATCTCTTCTAGTGGACGTGTGCTCGCCGATGCATCATttctattaatataattatttgtgtgCCGCCGACTGAAAGCCGATCAGTATAATCAATGTACCGatttatatagattatagtCTTCACACAAATGTCCGAGACTCCAGTTCGAAAGTATATGGTATGGCTAAGGTGTTCTCAAATATCTGGACAaagcctctattgtcaaggcgctagagtgcgtgttcagatatttttgagcacctcggtcgGCCCAGTATCAACATTGACCATAGGTAATAAGATTCACAAGTAAACAGCGTGAACGATGCACGATTATCTCGCTCTAGACACTTGTATGAAGACGCCCCACGGAACGTCTCTAAACTCAAAAATTAAACGTATTCTTCTAATTGTGACTTAATGTTTGTTAGTAGCCAAAGATATACAGGAATAATTTCCGCTTTGGCAGAAGTATTTGTTATGAACGGGAGAtctaacccttttccaggccgcaccaaaccacaatttattttcaaaaattcaaatatgCTTCAATTGATCAaactttgatgattcatttggaGACCAGTCACATCTCCCGAAAGTCTAATctgatttgaaccttaaatcggaacgctaaagttgaaattctattggcgcgtgtgtggtcgataaatcgttcTATGCCTGGAAAATGGTTAATATTAGTTGCACGGCATCGCGCAAGGCGTATGATTCGTGTTTAGTAAGTATAAGTATACAGGATGCCTCCTACTTTGGGGCTATAATAT of the Cydia pomonella isolate Wapato2018A chromosome 19, ilCydPomo1, whole genome shotgun sequence genome contains:
- the LOC133528133 gene encoding zinc finger protein 628-like — its product is MSNGTEQIFLPDSASNLPHGSEMIRSMRPGNGAPTIDTTNLENVSDFSKVCRVCATVTELVVQIYGEEGLRMNLADKIKRHLPIKVTENDVLPLVVCFQCTSTLLATHELVACSLQADAALRTARAQRERQAGPSQQRQGPAPAAEGVVEDPPDDYRRCEFCPLVVAGALYTSHLLGRHADLVFHCDECSSYIARRQFLAHMTRHAHQYDAAERRAAPAPPYSPPAPAPAAPAPARTPAPTTTTAAADSTTTSSGGLSDDDDDDDLEQMPHQLEAIERERDNPDPVRENAAPEPNAAARPIVIAEPNPEPVQSRAVWIDVPVENPVPAQLHQRAESTAQVEETNEPQPKKTPAVRQCPLCPKTYTASSSYFYHLKYTHGQSREHECPTCGRRFGTRGALRGHAALHEPGRGWPCDQCGKLSRTQAGQYIHAQTHKGEKVKKFVCAECGRAFRWRTEFKRHVARHAANRTHACECGRAFSVRADLLRHARTHRRAAHPCPHAGCGATFAQPRYLRAHEARKHHAAPGKAQAQRKSA